One window of Bos indicus isolate NIAB-ARS_2022 breed Sahiwal x Tharparkar chromosome 18, NIAB-ARS_B.indTharparkar_mat_pri_1.0, whole genome shotgun sequence genomic DNA carries:
- the LOC139177297 gene encoding myeloid cell surface antigen CD33-like isoform X1 yields MLPLLLPLLWAATLAQDPNYWLKAPRSVSVQEGLCVRVPCSVYYPSDFHSGSTPVHGFWFREGAEVLKDAPVATNKLDREVQKETQGRFHLLGDPRDNNCSLEIRDARKSDRGSYFFRMEKGSMKWSYLSELFFLNVTALTHQPHVRSPGALEPGCPGNLTCSVPWACERATPPIFSWTSAAPSSLGPRTPFSSVLTLTPRPQDHGTRLTCQVKLPTSGAMVERTILLNVTFPGAPQSPVTRDFQGNSTDLHHPREKPGAREVVTHHTVLPSPGQPLTYCPCLWICLWGTFHTSGVLQDCGLFHVAPFA; encoded by the exons atgctgccgctgctgctgccgctgctgtgGGCGG CGACCCTGGCTCAGGATCCGAATTACTGGCTGAAAGCACCGCGGTCCGTGTCGGTGCAGGAGGGCTTGTGTGTCCGCGTGCCCTGCTCCGTCTACTATCCCAGCGACTTCCACAGTGGTTCTACCCCTGTTCACGGCTTCTGGTTCCGGGAAGGGGCCGAAGTACTCAAGGATGCCCCCGTGGCCACAAACAAATTAGACCGTGAAGTTCAGAAGGAGACCCAGGGCCGATTCCACCTCCTCGGGGACCCCAGGGACAACAATTGCTCCCTGGAGATCAGAGATGCCAGAAAGAGCGACAGAGGTTCCTACTTTTTTCGTATGGAAAAAGGAAGTATGAAATGGAGTTACCTGTCTGAACTGTTCTTCTTGAATGTGACAG CCCTCACCCACCAGCCCCATGTCCGCAGCCCGGGGGCCCTTGAGCCTGGCTGCCCCGGAAACCTGACCTGCTCTGTGCCCTGGGCCTGTGAGCGGGCCACGCCGCCCATCTTCTCCTGGACGTCAGCTGCCCCCAGCTCCCTGGGCCCCAGGACCCCCTTCTCGTCAGTGCTCACTCTCACCCCACGGCCCCAGGACCACggcaccaggctcacctgtcagGTGAAGCTCCCCACAAGCGGGGCGATGGTGGAGCGAACCATCCTGCTCAATGTCACCT TCCCGGGTGCTCCACAGAGCCCAGTGACCAGAGACTTCCAAGGAAACAGCACAG ATCTTCATCAtcccagagagaagcctggtgcccGTGAAGTAGTCACTCACCACACTgtcctccccagccctgggcaaCCACTGACCTACTGTCCGTGTCTATGGATCTGCCTATGGGGGACATTTCATACAAGTGGAGTGTTACAAGACTGTGGCCTTTTCCATGTGGCTCCTTTCGCATAA
- the LOC139177297 gene encoding myeloid cell surface antigen CD33-like isoform X2 gives MLPLLLPLLWAATLAQDPNYWLKAPRSVSVQEGLCVRVPCSVYYPSDFHSGSTPVHGFWFREGAEVLKDAPVATNKLDREVQKETQGRFHLLGDPRDNNCSLEIRDARKSDRGSYFFRMEKGSMKWSYLSELFFLNVTALTHQPHVRSPGALEPGCPGNLTCSVPWACERATPPIFSWTSAAPSSLGPRTPFSSVLTLTPRPQDHGTRLTCQVKLPTSGAMVERTILLNVTFPGAPQSPVTRDFQGNSTVLVAIWEAAVKIPLLFLCLLALLVKSFRRKTARPAGGTSDATAIPG, from the exons atgctgccgctgctgctgccgctgctgtgGGCGG CGACCCTGGCTCAGGATCCGAATTACTGGCTGAAAGCACCGCGGTCCGTGTCGGTGCAGGAGGGCTTGTGTGTCCGCGTGCCCTGCTCCGTCTACTATCCCAGCGACTTCCACAGTGGTTCTACCCCTGTTCACGGCTTCTGGTTCCGGGAAGGGGCCGAAGTACTCAAGGATGCCCCCGTGGCCACAAACAAATTAGACCGTGAAGTTCAGAAGGAGACCCAGGGCCGATTCCACCTCCTCGGGGACCCCAGGGACAACAATTGCTCCCTGGAGATCAGAGATGCCAGAAAGAGCGACAGAGGTTCCTACTTTTTTCGTATGGAAAAAGGAAGTATGAAATGGAGTTACCTGTCTGAACTGTTCTTCTTGAATGTGACAG CCCTCACCCACCAGCCCCATGTCCGCAGCCCGGGGGCCCTTGAGCCTGGCTGCCCCGGAAACCTGACCTGCTCTGTGCCCTGGGCCTGTGAGCGGGCCACGCCGCCCATCTTCTCCTGGACGTCAGCTGCCCCCAGCTCCCTGGGCCCCAGGACCCCCTTCTCGTCAGTGCTCACTCTCACCCCACGGCCCCAGGACCACggcaccaggctcacctgtcagGTGAAGCTCCCCACAAGCGGGGCGATGGTGGAGCGAACCATCCTGCTCAATGTCACCT TCCCGGGTGCTCCACAGAGCCCAGTGACCAGAGACTTCCAAGGAAACAGCACAG TCCTGGTGGCCATCTGGGAAGCGGCTGTCAAGATcccacttctcttcctctgccttctgGCCCTCCT CGTGAAGTCCTTCAGGAGGAAGACAGCCAGGCCGGCAGGGGGCACCTCAGATGCAACCGCCATCCCAGGTTAA
- the LOC109571913 gene encoding myeloid cell surface antigen CD33-like isoform X2 produces the protein MLPLLLPLLWAATLAQDPNYYWLKAPRSVSVQEGLCVHVPCSVYYPSDFRSGSTPVHGFWFREGAEVLKDAPVATNKLDREVQKETQGRFHLLGDPRDNNCSLEIRDARKSDRGSYFFRMEKGSMKWSYLSELFFLNVTALTHQPHVLSPGDLEPGHPGNLTCSVPWACERAMPPIFSWTSAAPSSLGPRTPFSSVLTLTPRPQDHGTRLTCQVKFPRSGVMVERTILLNVTWESGTGAGVTEGAIAGAGVTMLLVLCFGLIFFVVKIYRKKVAKTAVDMEDIYSAAEPASLDHQQESKSEESSDPTNYAGTTPSLELEQELHYSSIIFRGEKPQESPHSEYAEIRIK, from the exons atgctgccgctgctgctgccgctgctgtgGGCGG CGACCCTGGCTCAGGATCCGAATTACTACTGGCTGAAAGCACCGCGGTCCGTGTCGGTGCAGGAGGGCTTGTGTGTCCACGTGCCCTGCTCCGTCTACTATCCCAGCGACTTCCGCAGTGGTTCTACCCCTGTTCACGGCTTCTGGTTCCGGGAAGGGGCCGAAGTACTCAAGGATGCCCCCGTGGCCACAAACAAATTAGACCGTGAAGTTCAGAAGGAGACCCAGGGCCGATTCCACCTCCTCGGGGACCCCAGGGACAACAACTGCTCCCTGGAGATCAGAGATGCCAGAAAGAGCGACAGAGGTTCCTACTTTTTTCGTATGGAAAAAGGAAGTATGAAATGGAGTTACCTGTCTGAACTGTTCTTCTTGAATGTGACAG CCCTCACCCACCAGCCCCACGTCCTCAGCCCCGGGGACCTGGAGCCCGGCCACCCCGGGAACCTGACCTGCTCTGTGCCCTGGGCCTGTGAGCGGGCCATGCCGCCCATCTTCTCCTGGACGTCAGCTGCCCCCAGCTCCCTGGGCCCCAGGACCCCCTTCTCGTCGGTGCTCACCCTCACCCCACGGCCCCAGGACCACggcaccaggctcacctgtcagGTGAAGTTCCCCAGAAGTGGGGTGATGGTGGAGCGGACCATCCTGCTCAATGTCACCT GGGAATCAGGGACAGGGGCAGGAGTGACTGAGGGGGCCATCGCGGGAGCTGGCGTCACCATGCTGCTTGTTCTCTGCTTCGGCCTCATCTTCTTCGT AGTGAAGATCTACAGGAAGAAGGTAGCCAAGACCGCAGTGGACATGGAGGACATCTACTCTGCCGCAgagccagcttccctg GATCACCAGCAGGAGTCCAAGTCAGAGGAATCTTCTGACCCCACAAATTATGCAGGGACCACCCCCTCTTTGGAGTTGGAGCAGGAGTTGCATTATTCCTCCATCATCTTCCGTGGGGAGAAGCCTCAGGAGAGCCCTCACTCAGAATACGCAGAGATCAGGATCAAGTGA
- the LOC139177297 gene encoding myeloid cell surface antigen CD33-like isoform X3 — MLPLLLPLLWAATLAQDPNYWLKAPRSVSVQEGLCVRVPCSVYYPSDFHSGSTPVHGFWFREGAEVLKDAPVATNKLDREVQKETQGRFHLLGDPRDNNCSLEIRDARKSDRGSYFFRMEKGSMKWSYLSELFFLNVTALTHQPHVRSPGALEPGCPGNLTCSVPWACERATPPIFSWTSAAPSSLGPRTPFSSVLTLTPRPQDHGTRLTCQVKLPTSGAMVERTILLNVTFPGAPQSPVTRDFQGNSTA; from the exons atgctgccgctgctgctgccgctgctgtgGGCGG CGACCCTGGCTCAGGATCCGAATTACTGGCTGAAAGCACCGCGGTCCGTGTCGGTGCAGGAGGGCTTGTGTGTCCGCGTGCCCTGCTCCGTCTACTATCCCAGCGACTTCCACAGTGGTTCTACCCCTGTTCACGGCTTCTGGTTCCGGGAAGGGGCCGAAGTACTCAAGGATGCCCCCGTGGCCACAAACAAATTAGACCGTGAAGTTCAGAAGGAGACCCAGGGCCGATTCCACCTCCTCGGGGACCCCAGGGACAACAATTGCTCCCTGGAGATCAGAGATGCCAGAAAGAGCGACAGAGGTTCCTACTTTTTTCGTATGGAAAAAGGAAGTATGAAATGGAGTTACCTGTCTGAACTGTTCTTCTTGAATGTGACAG CCCTCACCCACCAGCCCCATGTCCGCAGCCCGGGGGCCCTTGAGCCTGGCTGCCCCGGAAACCTGACCTGCTCTGTGCCCTGGGCCTGTGAGCGGGCCACGCCGCCCATCTTCTCCTGGACGTCAGCTGCCCCCAGCTCCCTGGGCCCCAGGACCCCCTTCTCGTCAGTGCTCACTCTCACCCCACGGCCCCAGGACCACggcaccaggctcacctgtcagGTGAAGCTCCCCACAAGCGGGGCGATGGTGGAGCGAACCATCCTGCTCAATGTCACCT TCCCGGGTGCTCCACAGAGCCCAGTGACCAGAGACTTCCAAGGAAACAGCACAG CGTGA
- the LOC109571913 gene encoding myeloid cell surface antigen CD33-like isoform X1, whose translation MLPLLLPLLWAATLAQDPNYYWLKAPRSVSVQEGLCVHVPCSVYYPSDFRSGSTPVHGFWFREGAEVLKDAPVATNKLDREVQKETQGRFHLLGDPRDNNCSLEIRDARKSDRGSYFFRMEKGSMKWSYLSELFFLNVTALTHQPHVLSPGDLEPGHPGNLTCSVPWACERAMPPIFSWTSAAPSSLGPRTPFSSVLTLTPRPQDHGTRLTCQVKFPRSGVMVERTILLNVTYASRNPGNICTGDGTGESGTGAGVTEGAIAGAGVTMLLVLCFGLIFFVVKIYRKKVAKTAVDMEDIYSAAEPASLDHQQESKSEESSDPTNYAGTTPSLELEQELHYSSIIFRGEKPQESPHSEYAEIRIK comes from the exons atgctgccgctgctgctgccgctgctgtgGGCGG CGACCCTGGCTCAGGATCCGAATTACTACTGGCTGAAAGCACCGCGGTCCGTGTCGGTGCAGGAGGGCTTGTGTGTCCACGTGCCCTGCTCCGTCTACTATCCCAGCGACTTCCGCAGTGGTTCTACCCCTGTTCACGGCTTCTGGTTCCGGGAAGGGGCCGAAGTACTCAAGGATGCCCCCGTGGCCACAAACAAATTAGACCGTGAAGTTCAGAAGGAGACCCAGGGCCGATTCCACCTCCTCGGGGACCCCAGGGACAACAACTGCTCCCTGGAGATCAGAGATGCCAGAAAGAGCGACAGAGGTTCCTACTTTTTTCGTATGGAAAAAGGAAGTATGAAATGGAGTTACCTGTCTGAACTGTTCTTCTTGAATGTGACAG CCCTCACCCACCAGCCCCACGTCCTCAGCCCCGGGGACCTGGAGCCCGGCCACCCCGGGAACCTGACCTGCTCTGTGCCCTGGGCCTGTGAGCGGGCCATGCCGCCCATCTTCTCCTGGACGTCAGCTGCCCCCAGCTCCCTGGGCCCCAGGACCCCCTTCTCGTCGGTGCTCACCCTCACCCCACGGCCCCAGGACCACggcaccaggctcacctgtcagGTGAAGTTCCCCAGAAGTGGGGTGATGGTGGAGCGGACCATCCTGCTCAATGTCACCT ATGCTTCACGGAACCCAGGCAATATCTGCACAGGGGATGGCACAG GGGAATCAGGGACAGGGGCAGGAGTGACTGAGGGGGCCATCGCGGGAGCTGGCGTCACCATGCTGCTTGTTCTCTGCTTCGGCCTCATCTTCTTCGT AGTGAAGATCTACAGGAAGAAGGTAGCCAAGACCGCAGTGGACATGGAGGACATCTACTCTGCCGCAgagccagcttccctg GATCACCAGCAGGAGTCCAAGTCAGAGGAATCTTCTGACCCCACAAATTATGCAGGGACCACCCCCTCTTTGGAGTTGGAGCAGGAGTTGCATTATTCCTCCATCATCTTCCGTGGGGAGAAGCCTCAGGAGAGCCCTCACTCAGAATACGCAGAGATCAGGATCAAGTGA
- the LOC109571905 gene encoding sialic acid-binding Ig-like lectin 5 isoform X3, with amino-acid sequence MLLLPLLLSLLWVGWKDSDPAHSYWFRERTDSPGDPAVATNNPEREVLSETQGRFLLVGDPWTKDCSLDIRDAQRTDTGTYIFRVERGPTVRYSYKWHPLSVRVMALTDTPDIHVQGTLASGRPTNLTCAVPWACERGTPPTFSWTGVALTSPNPESPHSSVLTLTPSPQDHGTNLTCRVTFPGAGVSTEATIRLNVSYAPQELTIRVYQKEGTGPETLGKSQSLSVQEGQSLRLDCVPDSNPPAMISWTRESLTLSPSNSSNPGVLELPRVELRDQGLYVCQAQHPLGSKKAFLNLVVRTPPQLLGPSCSQEDEGLSCSCSTRAWPAPSLHWRLGEGLLEGNFSNASFEIASSSAGPWANSSLSLREGLSSGLRLSCEAQNAHGKQIVKILLLPGKPGPRTGVVQGAIGGAGVTALLALCLIFVVKIYRKKSVERASSQDGDCPASRPASRGHFNESWSDSPSDYQTPASAASTSEKEQELYYTNLSFHRLRTHNFQVWDTTEYSEIKIGK; translated from the exons atgctgctgctgccactgctgctgtcGCTGCTGTGGGTAG GCTGGAAAGACTCTGACCCAGCTCACAGCTACTGGTTCCGGGAAAGGACAGATTCCCCTGGAGATCCCGCAGTGGCCACAAACAACCCAGAGCGTGAGGTGCTCAGTGAGACCCAGGGCCGATTCCTCCTCGTTGGAGACCCCTGGACCAAAGACTGCTCCCTGGACATCAGAGACGCCCAGAGGACGGATACGGGGACATACATCTTTAGGGTGGAGAGAGGGCCTACTGTGAGATATAGTTATAAATGGCATCCGCTTTCGGTCCGTGTGATGG CTCTGACAGACACACCTGACATCCACGTCCAGGGGACCCTAGCATCCGGCCGCCCCACCAACCTCACCTGTGCGGTGCCATGGGCCTGTGAGAGGGGGACGCCCCCCACCTTCTCCTGGACCGGTGTCGCCCTCACCTCCCCGAACCCCGAGAGTCCCCACTCCTCAGTGCTCACCCTCACCCCGAGTCCCCAGGACCACGGCACCAACCTCACGTGTCGTGTGACCTTCCCCGGAGCTGGTGTGAGCACAGAGGCGACCATCAGGCTCAATGTGTCCT ATGCACCCCAGGAGCTGACCATCAGAGTGTACCAGAAAGAAGGCACAG GACCTGAAACTCTGGGCAAAAGCCAGTCTCTTTCAGTCCAGGAGGGCCAGTCCCTGCGCCTGGACTGTGTTCCTGACAGCAACCCTCCTGCCATGATCAGCTGGACCCGAGAGAGCCTGACCCTGAGCCCCTCGAATTCCTCGAACCCTGGGGTCCTCGAGCTGCCCCGGGTGGAACTGAGGGACCAGGGGTTATACGTCTGCCAAGCTCAGCATCCACTGGGCTCCAAGAAAGCGTTTCTGAACCTCGTTGTGAGAA CTCCCCCGCAGCTGCTGGGCCcctcctgctcccaggaggacGAGGGTCTGAGCTGCAGCTGCTCCACGAGAGCCTGGCCGGCCCCCTCCCTGCACTGGCGGCTGGGCGAGGGGCTGCTGGAGGGGAACTTCAGTAACGCCTCCTTTGAGATTGCCTCCAGCTCCGCCGGGCCCTGGGCTAATAGCTCCCTGAGCCTCCGCGAGGGGCTCAGCTCCGGCCTCAGACTCAGCTGTGAGGCCCAGAACGCCCATGGGAAACAGATCGTGAAGATCCTGCTGCTGCCAG GGAAACCAGGACCCAGGACTGGCGTGGTTCAGGGGGCCATCGGAGGAGCCGGTGTCACAGCCCTGCTTGCTCTCTGTCTCATCTTTGT GGTGAAGATCTACAGGAAGAAGTCTGTGGAGAGAGCGTCGAGCCAAGATGGCGACTGCCCAGCGTCGCGTCCCGCGTCCCGG GGTCACTTCAATGAATCCTGGTCAGACAGCCCCTCTGACTACCAGACCCCAGCTTCGGCTGCTTCCACCTCAGAGAAGGAACAAGAACTCTATTATACAAACCTCAGTTTCCACAGACTGAGGACCCACAACTTTCAGGTCTGGGACACCACCGAGTACTCAGAGATCAAGATTGGGAAGTGA
- the LOC109571905 gene encoding sialic acid-binding Ig-like lectin 13 isoform X1, with protein MLLLPLLLSLLWVGEWGWGSTNPHFPTGSLAQDLRYQLDVPRSVSVQEGLCVHVACSVYYPREGWKDSDPAHSYWFRERTDSPGDPAVATNNPEREVLSETQGRFLLVGDPWTKDCSLDIRDAQRTDTGTYIFRVERGPTVRYSYKWHPLSVRVMALTDTPDIHVQGTLASGRPTNLTCAVPWACERGTPPTFSWTGVALTSPNPESPHSSVLTLTPSPQDHGTNLTCRVTFPGAGVSTEATIRLNVSYAPQELTIRVYQKEGTGPETLGKSQSLSVQEGQSLRLDCVPDSNPPAMISWTRESLTLSPSNSSNPGVLELPRVELRDQGLYVCQAQHPLGSKKAFLNLVVRTPPQLLGPSCSQEDEGLSCSCSTRAWPAPSLHWRLGEGLLEGNFSNASFEIASSSAGPWANSSLSLREGLSSGLRLSCEAQNAHGKQIVKILLLPGKPGPRTGVVQGAIGGAGVTALLALCLIFVVKIYRKKSVERASSQDGDCPASRPASRGHFNESWSDSPSDYQTPASAASTSEKEQELYYTNLSFHRLRTHNFQVWDTTEYSEIKIGK; from the exons atgctgctgctgccactgctgctgtcGCTGCTGTGGGTAGGTGAGTGGGGCTGGGGCTCGACTAATCCTCATTTCCCCACGGGGTCCCTGGCTCAGGATCTGAGATACCAGCTGGACGTGCCGCGGTCCGTGTCAGTGCAGGAGGGCCTGTGTGTCCATGTGGCCTGCTCTGTCTATTATCCCCGGGAAGGCTGGAAAGACTCTGACCCAGCTCACAGCTACTGGTTCCGGGAAAGGACAGATTCCCCTGGAGATCCCGCAGTGGCCACAAACAACCCAGAGCGTGAGGTGCTCAGTGAGACCCAGGGCCGATTCCTCCTCGTTGGAGACCCCTGGACCAAAGACTGCTCCCTGGACATCAGAGACGCCCAGAGGACGGATACGGGGACATACATCTTTAGGGTGGAGAGAGGGCCTACTGTGAGATATAGTTATAAATGGCATCCGCTTTCGGTCCGTGTGATGG CTCTGACAGACACACCTGACATCCACGTCCAGGGGACCCTAGCATCCGGCCGCCCCACCAACCTCACCTGTGCGGTGCCATGGGCCTGTGAGAGGGGGACGCCCCCCACCTTCTCCTGGACCGGTGTCGCCCTCACCTCCCCGAACCCCGAGAGTCCCCACTCCTCAGTGCTCACCCTCACCCCGAGTCCCCAGGACCACGGCACCAACCTCACGTGTCGTGTGACCTTCCCCGGAGCTGGTGTGAGCACAGAGGCGACCATCAGGCTCAATGTGTCCT ATGCACCCCAGGAGCTGACCATCAGAGTGTACCAGAAAGAAGGCACAG GACCTGAAACTCTGGGCAAAAGCCAGTCTCTTTCAGTCCAGGAGGGCCAGTCCCTGCGCCTGGACTGTGTTCCTGACAGCAACCCTCCTGCCATGATCAGCTGGACCCGAGAGAGCCTGACCCTGAGCCCCTCGAATTCCTCGAACCCTGGGGTCCTCGAGCTGCCCCGGGTGGAACTGAGGGACCAGGGGTTATACGTCTGCCAAGCTCAGCATCCACTGGGCTCCAAGAAAGCGTTTCTGAACCTCGTTGTGAGAA CTCCCCCGCAGCTGCTGGGCCcctcctgctcccaggaggacGAGGGTCTGAGCTGCAGCTGCTCCACGAGAGCCTGGCCGGCCCCCTCCCTGCACTGGCGGCTGGGCGAGGGGCTGCTGGAGGGGAACTTCAGTAACGCCTCCTTTGAGATTGCCTCCAGCTCCGCCGGGCCCTGGGCTAATAGCTCCCTGAGCCTCCGCGAGGGGCTCAGCTCCGGCCTCAGACTCAGCTGTGAGGCCCAGAACGCCCATGGGAAACAGATCGTGAAGATCCTGCTGCTGCCAG GGAAACCAGGACCCAGGACTGGCGTGGTTCAGGGGGCCATCGGAGGAGCCGGTGTCACAGCCCTGCTTGCTCTCTGTCTCATCTTTGT GGTGAAGATCTACAGGAAGAAGTCTGTGGAGAGAGCGTCGAGCCAAGATGGCGACTGCCCAGCGTCGCGTCCCGCGTCCCGG GGTCACTTCAATGAATCCTGGTCAGACAGCCCCTCTGACTACCAGACCCCAGCTTCGGCTGCTTCCACCTCAGAGAAGGAACAAGAACTCTATTATACAAACCTCAGTTTCCACAGACTGAGGACCCACAACTTTCAGGTCTGGGACACCACCGAGTACTCAGAGATCAAGATTGGGAAGTGA
- the LOC109571905 gene encoding sialic acid-binding Ig-like lectin 5 isoform X2, with product MLLLPLLLSLLWVGEWGWGSTNPHFPTGSLAQDLRYQLDVPRSVSVQEGLCVHVACSVYYPREGWKDSDPAHSYWFRERTDSPGDPAVATNNPEREVLSETQGRFLLVGDPWTKDCSLDIRDAQRTDTGTYIFRVERGPTVRYSYKWHPLSVRVMALTDTPDIHVQGTLASGRPTNLTCAVPWACERGTPPTFSWTGVALTSPNPESPHSSVLTLTPSPQDHGTNLTCRVTFPGAGVSTEATIRLNVSYAPQELTIRVYQKEGTVQEGQSLRLDCVPDSNPPAMISWTRESLTLSPSNSSNPGVLELPRVELRDQGLYVCQAQHPLGSKKAFLNLVVRTPPQLLGPSCSQEDEGLSCSCSTRAWPAPSLHWRLGEGLLEGNFSNASFEIASSSAGPWANSSLSLREGLSSGLRLSCEAQNAHGKQIVKILLLPGKPGPRTGVVQGAIGGAGVTALLALCLIFVVKIYRKKSVERASSQDGDCPASRPASRGHFNESWSDSPSDYQTPASAASTSEKEQELYYTNLSFHRLRTHNFQVWDTTEYSEIKIGK from the exons atgctgctgctgccactgctgctgtcGCTGCTGTGGGTAGGTGAGTGGGGCTGGGGCTCGACTAATCCTCATTTCCCCACGGGGTCCCTGGCTCAGGATCTGAGATACCAGCTGGACGTGCCGCGGTCCGTGTCAGTGCAGGAGGGCCTGTGTGTCCATGTGGCCTGCTCTGTCTATTATCCCCGGGAAGGCTGGAAAGACTCTGACCCAGCTCACAGCTACTGGTTCCGGGAAAGGACAGATTCCCCTGGAGATCCCGCAGTGGCCACAAACAACCCAGAGCGTGAGGTGCTCAGTGAGACCCAGGGCCGATTCCTCCTCGTTGGAGACCCCTGGACCAAAGACTGCTCCCTGGACATCAGAGACGCCCAGAGGACGGATACGGGGACATACATCTTTAGGGTGGAGAGAGGGCCTACTGTGAGATATAGTTATAAATGGCATCCGCTTTCGGTCCGTGTGATGG CTCTGACAGACACACCTGACATCCACGTCCAGGGGACCCTAGCATCCGGCCGCCCCACCAACCTCACCTGTGCGGTGCCATGGGCCTGTGAGAGGGGGACGCCCCCCACCTTCTCCTGGACCGGTGTCGCCCTCACCTCCCCGAACCCCGAGAGTCCCCACTCCTCAGTGCTCACCCTCACCCCGAGTCCCCAGGACCACGGCACCAACCTCACGTGTCGTGTGACCTTCCCCGGAGCTGGTGTGAGCACAGAGGCGACCATCAGGCTCAATGTGTCCT ATGCACCCCAGGAGCTGACCATCAGAGTGTACCAGAAAGAAGGCACAG TCCAGGAGGGCCAGTCCCTGCGCCTGGACTGTGTTCCTGACAGCAACCCTCCTGCCATGATCAGCTGGACCCGAGAGAGCCTGACCCTGAGCCCCTCGAATTCCTCGAACCCTGGGGTCCTCGAGCTGCCCCGGGTGGAACTGAGGGACCAGGGGTTATACGTCTGCCAAGCTCAGCATCCACTGGGCTCCAAGAAAGCGTTTCTGAACCTCGTTGTGAGAA CTCCCCCGCAGCTGCTGGGCCcctcctgctcccaggaggacGAGGGTCTGAGCTGCAGCTGCTCCACGAGAGCCTGGCCGGCCCCCTCCCTGCACTGGCGGCTGGGCGAGGGGCTGCTGGAGGGGAACTTCAGTAACGCCTCCTTTGAGATTGCCTCCAGCTCCGCCGGGCCCTGGGCTAATAGCTCCCTGAGCCTCCGCGAGGGGCTCAGCTCCGGCCTCAGACTCAGCTGTGAGGCCCAGAACGCCCATGGGAAACAGATCGTGAAGATCCTGCTGCTGCCAG GGAAACCAGGACCCAGGACTGGCGTGGTTCAGGGGGCCATCGGAGGAGCCGGTGTCACAGCCCTGCTTGCTCTCTGTCTCATCTTTGT GGTGAAGATCTACAGGAAGAAGTCTGTGGAGAGAGCGTCGAGCCAAGATGGCGACTGCCCAGCGTCGCGTCCCGCGTCCCGG GGTCACTTCAATGAATCCTGGTCAGACAGCCCCTCTGACTACCAGACCCCAGCTTCGGCTGCTTCCACCTCAGAGAAGGAACAAGAACTCTATTATACAAACCTCAGTTTCCACAGACTGAGGACCCACAACTTTCAGGTCTGGGACACCACCGAGTACTCAGAGATCAAGATTGGGAAGTGA